A region from the Myripristis murdjan chromosome 23, fMyrMur1.1, whole genome shotgun sequence genome encodes:
- the LOC115355175 gene encoding troponin T, cardiac muscle isoforms produces the protein MSDTEEFVEEYEQEEEEVVDEDEEEEVEEEEEEEEVVEAEEEEREDTVDKGEEKEEEGEHSEEESRPRPKTTYVPNIAPPKLPDGEKVDFDDLHRKRVEKDFNDLQTLIELHFSNRQKEEEELVALRNRIERRRSDRAEQQRIRTEQERERQARLAEERARREEEAAKLRAEEEAKKKKIFTNKSFGGYLQKVDPKKGKKLTAREEKKKALLERRKPLNIDHLNQDKLAEKARDLWQWLHQLHAEKFELAEKLKRQKYDIYVLRNRVSDHQRGSKASKTTRGAKGKSGSWK, from the coding sequence atgtcagacacagaggaatTTGTGGAGGAATacgagcaggaggaggaagaggttgTGGATGAGGACGAAGAAGAAgaggtagaagaagaagaagaagaagaagaagtagtagaagcagaagaagaggagagggaagacacaGTTgataaaggagaggagaaagaggaggagggtgagcaTAGTGAGGAAGAGTCCAGACCACGGCCTAAGACAACCTACGTGCCAAATATTGCTCCTCCCAAGCTCCCAGATGGTGAAAAGGTGGACTTTGATGACCTGCACCGCAAGAGAGTGGAAAAAGACTTCAATGACCTCCAGACCCTGATCGAGCTGCATTTCTCCAACCgtcagaaggaggaggaagagctggTGGCCCTGCGTAACCGCATCGAGCGCCGCCGCTCCGACCGGGCCGAACAGCAACGCATTCGCACCGAGCAGGAGCGGGAGCGCCAAGCACGGCTGGCCGAGGAGCGGGCCAGGCGGGAGGAAGAGGCGGCCAAGCTCCGCGCCGAGGAGGaagccaagaagaagaagatattCACCAACAAGTCCTTTGGTGGCTACCTGCAGAAGGTGGATCCGAAGAAGGGCAAGAAACTGACGGCACgcgaggagaagaagaaggcgCTCCTGGAACGCCGCAAGCCCCTCAACATTGACCATCTGAACCAGGACAAGCTGGCAGAGAAGGCCCGGGACCTCTGGCAGTGGCTCCACCAACTGCACGCTGAGAAGTTTGAGCTGGCAGAGAAGCTCAAGAGGCAGAAGTACGACATCTACGTGCTCCGGAACCGAGTCAGTGACCACCAGAGAGGCTCCAAAGCATCCAAGACCACCCGCGGGGCCAAGGGCAAATCTGGCTCCTGGAAGTGA